One genomic segment of Clavelina lepadiformis chromosome 3, kaClaLepa1.1, whole genome shotgun sequence includes these proteins:
- the LOC143448954 gene encoding putative E3 ubiquitin-protein ligase RNF144A codes for MSSTEVRNEVETNRNESQLSSSCSSFSDTMDTDPLRKIPSKECLNTVTAKVEEPFTCKLCFDDFFHQTDVFSISSCGCRFCKQCMQSYVEVLIRDGVVLSITCPDAECSKAGAISSDEIQQLAQQETFEKYNRLKFEQEVAIDPHRTFCPQVACSTVCHVCSNSSNHDVLPDPFSVSCPTCKLQFCYICKAEWKTGHACNNFSHNLGSEFQRLQARAGLKLSDEMDAMIKRCPVCTILIEKDRGCAQMICKNCSHVFCWYCLKLLDNDFLLRHYDKGPCRNMLGHSRAQVFRHRIGVVGLFAAFSLLLVVASPVLLLAAPIVLCCKCKECCQQAINQANQHRDSVEIARRTDQQENFNRSDHRLEEVTINLGSSSKPQLTQTEEKSSNQSAV; via the exons ATGTCATCTACTGAAGTAAGAAATGAAGTTGAGACAAACAGAAATGAATCTCAATTAAGTTCATCCTGTTCAAGTTTCTCAGACACTATGGATACGGACCCTCTTCGTAAAATTCCTTCAAAGGAATGCCTTAACACAGTAACTGCAAAAGTAGAAG AGCCATTTACTTGCAAATTGTGTTTCGATGATTTTTTCCACCAAACTGACGTCTTTTCGATTTCATCTTGTGGGTGCCGCTTTTGCAAACAG TGCATGCAAAGCTACGTTGAGGTTCTTATCCGAGATGGAGTTGTGTTGTCAATAACATGCCCGGATGCTGAGTGTTCAAAGGCAGGAGCTATCAGTAGTGATGAG atcCAACAACTTGCCCAGCAAGAgacttttgaaaaatacaataGATTAAAGTTTGAGCAAG AAGTTGCAATTGACCCACACAGAACGTTTTGTCCTCAAGTTGCTTGTTCAACGGTGTGTCACGTTTGCAGCAATTCATCCAACCATGACGTCTTGCCGGACCCTTTTTCAGTTTCGTGTCCAACT tgCAAGCTGCAATTCTGTTACATTTGCAAAGCAGAG TGGAAGACCGGCCATGCGTGTAATAATTTCTCTCACAATCTCGGCAGCGAGTTCCAACGATTGCAGGCTCGTGCCGG TTTAAAGCTGAGTGACGAAATGGATGCCATGATTAAACGATGCCCCGTCTGTACAATCCTGATTGAAAAGGACAGAGGTTGTGCTCAAATGATTTGTAAGAATTGTAGCCATGTCTTTTGCTGGTACTGTCTTAAACTACTCGAT AATGATTTTTTACTGCGTCATTATGACAAAGGACCGTGTCGAAATATGCTAGGTCACAGCCGGGCTCAAGTGTTCAGACACCGCATTGGG GTTGTCGGTTTATTTGCCGCATTTTCTTTGCTTCTCGTCGTAGCCTCCCCTGTTCTGCTGCTCGCGGCGCCCATAGTTTTGTGCTGTAAATGCAAGGAATGTTGCCAGCAG GCGATAAACCAAGCCAACCAGCACAGGGACTCGGTGGAAATTGCTCGGCGGACAGATCAACAAGAAAACTTTAACCGATCCGATCATCGATTGGAAGAAGTAACCATCAATTTAGGGTCAAGTTCAAAACCACAATTGACCCAAACAGAAGAAAAATCTTCCAATCAATCAGCTGTATGA